TTTCACCGAATTATTCTCTAAAGCCACCTCCTGAGCCTGTCCTAAAGTAATCTGTTTATCTAGAGGTACAGCACCAACCGTGTATGACAAGGTTATCAGTATTGATATAACTATGGTAATTGCTGCTATAGAATTTATTATTTTCTTCATACTTATTCTCCTTTTTTGATATTAAATCTTTTAAACTCCGCAGGCAGTATTTAAAGCATTTATTTCATAGGTGAGGTCACGTACGGCCTTCTCATAGTTAATCCTGCTCGTCTCACAACTAAGCCTTGAATAATCCAATGAAGTACTACTTATCTGGCCTGCCTGATACTGAATCTTTGCTTTGTCATAGTTTTTTTTACTTTCGTTGTATTTCCTTGTTTCAATATCAACACCCTTTTTGTTGTGTAAAATTTTGGCATAAGTACTATCTATATCTTTCCGTACATATCCTTCCTGTGTCTTTATTTCATTATCAAACTCACCAATACTTAGCACCGTTTCCTTAAGGGACAATTGTAAATCTTCGTTTTGGGGTACATAAGTCAAATAATGATTAATTACCGGTATACGCGTCTGAGCAGCAAGTTTATTCATTTTGGGTAATGCTATTTCTTTCCTATTAAGTAATGCATTTTTTAGGCTGATATCGTAAGAGGGTATATACAATTCTTTTTGCGATATTTTGTAAGGCTTGATTTCTATAACTGTATTTAGCTTCAATCCAAGATTTTTTTTCAAGTTCAATTCAAGATTTTCTTTTGTTCGTTTCTGTTTGTTTAACTCCATTTTTTTAATTTGAAAATTCATACGGGATCTTTCAAAATCCAGTTCCGAAACAGTTCCAGTTTTAAATTTCTGTTCAACTCCACATAATTCTCGTTCCATAACCTTGAGATACTCTTCAGATAAAGCAATAGAATCATTTATGTAAAGTAAATTGTCATATAGTTGTCTCACCCCATCAATTAATCCTTTTCTCAGATTCTCGCCATTTATCTTTAATTGCATCATTTGTAACCAAACATCGCAGTTTGGAAATTCGTCAGGGTTTATCACAGGTTTTAAGCTCTTATTTTCGAATATTTCAGAGTCCTTAAATACTGCATAGTACATTACCAACTCTCCCTGTTCATATGACTGAAGGAACTGGCCGCTCATCATCTTATCATATAGCCTATTGAACTCTGTTTTCATATCATACTTATCTATTTTGCGTGTCTCTTCTTTTGCACCATAAAGCTTTGTAAGTTTATATAGACTTTTTTCAATTTTTTCGAATTGGTTTGTGGCTAAAATAGCATTTTCGTATGCAGTTTCCAAACTTATTGTCGTAACTTTCTCCTGTGTGATAGCTGAGCAAGGTACTATTGACTGCATTAAAATAAAGGTTAACAGTACTAGCCCCCAAATCTTTTTTACTACCATGCTGTTCCTCCTCTTTGATAATTTTTATCTATTATATTCTAAAAAAGACACTCAAAGAGTGTCCTTTTTACCTGGCAAGCAAACTTTATTCTCCAATTACAATTGCTGTATTGATTTGGTCACCTGAGTACGTCTCTCCTGTGATGTCTTTTATTTCATTATATCTTAAATAAAACTGTTTAGAGAAATCAATCTTATCAAACCGCAATACAATTGTATTAGTATCAATATAGGTTATTGCCAAAGGCATTTTATTTGCGTTGTCATCGCCTATCGTCTGAATGTAATAATTACTTGTTAATATGTTAGGTACATCCAGAGCAATGTCCTTGTTCAAAGTTATTTTAATTGTATCCTTTGCTATAAAAGCAGCTTTTACAATCTCTGGCTTTGTTTTTACTACATTGTTGGCGATATATGTATATTCCAACGGAGCAGTCAAAGCTGTTCCTGTATAGTCCTGCAAAGTGTTCAATATCCTTACTTTATACATATATCCTGCTGTCATAGGCTTGTTATATGCAAAATACAGTTTTACTGTATTAGGGAAATCATTAGTGTATACCGCCTTTACCGGGCTGATATTGTACGAAGTATTGTTAAGGCAAAGAACAGAATAATTTCCTATATCCTCAGCTGTCTTAGGATTCAATTTCCTATCAAAAGAAATTGAAATACTATTTAAGTCTATAGGTATGATAGAAGCAATCTTCATATCACTTATAGCCTTATCCGTAGGATTGAAAGAATATGATTGCTCTTCTATTTTATTTTGCTTGGTTGCATCACTTATACTGTTTATCATCAGTCCATATGCTTTTTTTATATCAAAAGTACCCGCAATTGTTAAAACAACTGCGCAGTCTGTACCATACGTATTATTGGTAGTAGTAGCCTTTATAATCTGTATAGGTGTGCCTATGGTCAATTCTGTTATGTAGTAGCTGAAAACCTGCTCAGCAGTCACCTTATTTATCGGTTTATTAAAATCCAACTGTATTGACTTGTTATTTAAAGGAGTTAATCCAACCAGCTTAAATGCCTCTGTAGCAATAGACTTTGCAATGAAATTCATCTGGTCTCCTGCTTCTTGTCCGAGATAAGTTCCATATGCACTAATGAGAGAACCCTTTATTCTAACCGTATATTCTACATCCTGACTGAAGGTAAAATTCTTAACCCTTATTATTACAGCAT
This region of Clostridium sp. BNL1100 genomic DNA includes:
- a CDS encoding TolC family protein, encoding MVVKKIWGLVLLTFILMQSIVPCSAITQEKVTTISLETAYENAILATNQFEKIEKSLYKLTKLYGAKEETRKIDKYDMKTEFNRLYDKMMSGQFLQSYEQGELVMYYAVFKDSEIFENKSLKPVINPDEFPNCDVWLQMMQLKINGENLRKGLIDGVRQLYDNLLYINDSIALSEEYLKVMERELCGVEQKFKTGTVSELDFERSRMNFQIKKMELNKQKRTKENLELNLKKNLGLKLNTVIEIKPYKISQKELYIPSYDISLKNALLNRKEIALPKMNKLAAQTRIPVINHYLTYVPQNEDLQLSLKETVLSIGEFDNEIKTQEGYVRKDIDSTYAKILHNKKGVDIETRKYNESKKNYDKAKIQYQAGQISSTSLDYSRLSCETSRINYEKAVRDLTYEINALNTACGV